CGCATATGGACGACCATGTGCACATTATAGCCGCCGCGATGACTCATTGCGGCGTGGAGGCCGAGGCGCTGCCGATGCCGGACAAGGAAAGTCTGGATATAGGCCGGAAATTTACCTCCGGCAAGGAGTGCTATCCCGCCATACTTACCACGGGCGATATCGTGAAGAAGGCCAAAAGCAAGGACTTTGACCGGGAGCACAGCGCATTCTTCATGGCTACGGCCTACGGTCCATGCCGTTTCGGACAATATAACAAATTCCACCGTATGGTGCTTGACGAGATTGGCTTAAAAGATGTGCCCATAATCACCCTCGACCAGGACAAGGACTACCAGGAAAACACTGAATCTCTGGGAACGAATTTCAGGAAACTGTCATGGCAGGGTATTCTGCTGGTCGACTACTTACAGAGGATGTTGAGAGAGATACGGCCCTACGAGATAAACAAGGGACAGACTGACGCCGTGTACAACCATTACGTGCAAAAGGGCGCCGGGTCGATTAAGAAGGGCAAGGACGTCCTCAGGGTGGCGCAGCATGGAAGAGACGCATTCCTGAACATACGGGTAGACCGGAGTGTACGGAAGCCGCTGATAGGTATTATAGGAGAGGTGTACGTGCGGAGCTGCGATTATTCCAACAGCTTCGTCGCGCAGCGTATTGAGGGGCTTGGCGGTGAGGTCGTACTGCCTCCGTTTGAGGAGTGGATAAACTATATAGGATACTGCAGGCGTGAAGACTGCGTCAGGGAGCGAAGGTGGGGCGCTTATTTTACGGAGCTGCTGACCGACTTGATACAGCGGTGGCAGGCCTTCAAGAGGGCGAGGCCGTTCCGGGGGCACATCAGACACTTCTACAGGGAGGCACCGTCCTGGGACGTCATCCAGAAGGGGAAAAAATACATTCATCCGTCCTTCAGGGGCGAAGGCATCCTCAGCATGGGCAGGGCGGTAGAGTATGCCGAGCATGGAATGGACGGCATAATAAACATGGTACCGTTCCACTGCATGCCCGGAACGGTCGTAAACGCCCTGCTTGAGAGGCTCCAGAAGGACCATGGCGGTATCCCCATCATAAAGATGGCCTTTGACGGCCAGGAAGAGACCAACGAGCAGACCCGCCTTGAGGCGTTCATGCATCAGGCCCACCAGAGGATGGAGTCAAAGCTGGGCAGTAACGGAGGTCACTAACGCGGTGCGTGGACGGTGTTGGAAATTTGGCGATAACATAAGCACCGACCATATCATAGCAGGCAAGTTCCTTAACACCTCGGACCCGGCAGTTCTGGCCGCTCACTGCATGGAAGACGCCCGCACTGAGTTCCCCACAGAGGCGCGGCCCGGTGACATAGTTGTGGCAGGTAACAACTTTGGCTGTGGCTCCTCTCGTGAGCACGCCCCCATTGCGCTGAAGGGCTGCGGGATAGGCGCCGTTATTGCGTCAACCTTTGCCCGTATATTTTTCCGAAACGCCATTAATATCGGACTCACAATCATAGAAAGCAACCAGGCCGCCGGTGAGGCAGAGGACGGGGACGATATAGAAATAGATATGGACAACAGCAAGATTATAAACCATACCCGCAGCAAGAGCTATAAGTTCCAGCCGTTCCCGCAGGAGATAAGAGACATAATCGCCTCGGGCGGCCTCATGGAGTATGTGAAAAAAAAGATGGGGAAGGCGTAGGGGCGCGTTGTCCGTCACAGTCTGGAAGCCCGCCTTCTACTTCCGCCCTTTTCTCCTGCTGTACAGAAACAGATATTCCTGCGCATAACCCGCGTACTGGCCGAAATACCCTTGGGCAAATTCGCGTATCACCTTGTTTGATGTGGGCCTGCCGTGGAAATAGATGTCCTGCATAACCCGTTTTATCCATGTGTCCACGGGGAATGCCTCGGTGAAACCGAGGGAAAACAGGAGGATGCAGTCGGCCACCTTGTCCCCGACGCCGGGGTTCTGCATGAGCAGTTCCTTGGCGTCGTGATACGGCAGTTCCCTGAGCGAGTCCAGGTACTGGTCGTTTAACGCCCGGCTGGCCTCGCGGACGTAGCGTGCCCTGAACCCAAGCCCCAGCCTCTTGAGGGCCTTTGTTTCCAGTCTGACGTGAGGGTCCGGAAAGGTATGGCCCTCGATACCGTCCAGGGCGGTCTTTTCGCCGAAGCGCCTCGCGATGCCTTCAATACAGGACCTTATTTTCGG
This DNA window, taken from Candidatus Bathyanammoxibius amoris, encodes the following:
- a CDS encoding 3-isopropylmalate dehydratase small subunit; its protein translation is MRGRCWKFGDNISTDHIIAGKFLNTSDPAVLAAHCMEDARTEFPTEARPGDIVVAGNNFGCGSSREHAPIALKGCGIGAVIASTFARIFFRNAINIGLTIIESNQAAGEAEDGDDIEIDMDNSKIINHTRSKSYKFQPFPQEIRDIIASGGLMEYVKKKMGKA